A single Paenibacillus kribbensis DNA region contains:
- a CDS encoding ribosomal L7Ae/L30e/S12e/Gadd45 family protein: MSKEQGLQDAHVKIGTKQTIRMVELGFASEVYVAEDADQRLTSNIIALCNKQGVKVTLVDTMKNLGAACGIEVGAAMAAIVKQ, from the coding sequence ATGTCTAAAGAACAGGGACTGCAAGATGCTCATGTCAAAATCGGTACCAAACAAACCATTCGTATGGTAGAATTGGGCTTCGCCTCTGAAGTATATGTGGCAGAAGACGCAGATCAGCGTCTCACTTCCAACATCATTGCTTTGTGCAACAAGCAGGGAGTCAAAGTGACTCTCGTAGACACAATGAAAAATCTCGGAGCTGCATGTGGGATTGAAGTGGGGGCCGCAATGGCTGCTATCGTAAAACAATAG
- the rpsL gene encoding 30S ribosomal protein S12: MPTINQLVRKGRQAKIEKSKSPALQKGFNALKREATDISAPQKRGVCTRVGTMTPKKPNSALRKYARVRLTNRVEVTAYIPGIGHNLQEHSVVLIRGGRVKDLPGVRYHIVRGALDTAGVNNRMQARSKYGAKRPKAKKS; encoded by the coding sequence ATGCCAACTATTAACCAACTGGTTCGTAAAGGACGTCAAGCCAAAATCGAGAAATCGAAATCACCGGCTTTGCAAAAAGGTTTTAATGCCTTGAAACGTGAAGCTACCGACATCAGTGCCCCGCAAAAACGCGGAGTGTGCACTCGTGTAGGTACTATGACTCCGAAAAAACCAAACTCCGCACTTCGTAAATATGCTCGTGTTCGTTTGACGAACCGTGTAGAGGTGACTGCTTACATTCCAGGTATTGGACATAACCTTCAAGAACACAGCGTAGTGCTGATTCGTGGCGGTCGTGTAAAAGACCTTCCGGGTGTGCGTTACCATATCGTTCGCGGTGCTTTGGATACTGCAGGCGTAAACAACCGCATGCAAGCTCGTTCCAAATACGGCGCAAAACGCCCTAAAGCTAAAAAATCCTAA
- the rpsG gene encoding 30S ribosomal protein S7 → MPRKGPVTKRDVLPDPVYNSKLVTRLINRIMLDGKRGVAQSILYNAFKLIQERTGNDPMEVFEAAIKNIMPVLEVKARRVGGANYQVPIEVKPERRTSLGLRWLVNYSRNRGEKTMEERLAAEIIDASNNTGASVKKREDTHKMAEANKAFAHYRW, encoded by the coding sequence ATGCCACGCAAAGGTCCAGTTACCAAAAGAGACGTGTTGCCAGATCCGGTATACAACAGCAAGTTGGTTACCCGCTTGATCAACCGCATCATGCTCGACGGAAAACGAGGCGTTGCTCAAAGCATTCTGTACAATGCGTTCAAGCTTATCCAAGAACGTACGGGGAATGACCCGATGGAAGTTTTTGAAGCAGCTATCAAGAATATCATGCCAGTCCTGGAAGTTAAAGCACGCCGTGTCGGCGGTGCCAACTACCAAGTACCAATCGAGGTAAAACCAGAAAGACGTACGTCCCTGGGATTACGTTGGCTCGTAAACTACTCCCGCAACCGCGGCGAGAAGACTATGGAAGAGCGTTTGGCGGCTGAGATTATCGATGCTTCCAACAACACAGGCGCTTCCGTGAAAAAACGTGAAGACACACACAAAATGGCTGAAGCGAACAAAGCGTTTGCTCACTATCGTTGGTAG
- the fusA gene encoding elongation factor G, with protein sequence MAREFSLKNTRNIGIMAHIDAGKTTTTERILFYTGRTHKIGEVHEGAATMDWMEQEQERGITITSAATTAAWKGHRVNIIDTPGHVDFTVEVERSLRVLDGAVGVFSAKEGVEPQSETVWRQADRYGVPRIAYVNKMDIIGADFLNVVSDMRDRLQANAVAIQLPIGAENDFLGIIDIVGQKAYMYKDDLGQDIEETEIPAEFKDQVEELRNELIEKVAELDEDLTMKYLEGEEISVEEIKAALRKGVVEVKIFPVICGSSYRNKGVQLMLDAVVDYLPAPIDVPSIQGHLEDGTEVERHSSDEEPFSALAFKIMTDPYVGKLTFFRVYSGVLQSGSYVLNATKGKRERIGRILQMHANSRQEITEVYSGDIAAAVGLKDTGTGDTLCDEKNPVILESMNFPDPVIEIAVEPKTKADQDKMAVALGKLTEEDPTLRASTNEETGQTILAGMGELHLDIIIDRMRREFKVETNVGKPQVAYRETFRAPARVEGKFVRQSGGRGQYGHVWVEFEPLEAGTGSQFESKVVGGSVPREYIGPALAGIEEQMKNGVLAGFPLVDVKATIVDGSYHDVDSNEMAFKIAGSMALKAAKDKCKPVLLEPIMKVEVTVPEEYMGDVMGMLNSRRGRIEGMDSRGGAQIIRAMVPLSEMFGYSTTLRSGTQGRGVFSMELHHYEEVPKSIAEEIVAKTKGGE encoded by the coding sequence ATGGCAAGAGAGTTCTCCTTGAAAAATACACGTAATATCGGGATCATGGCTCATATTGACGCGGGTAAAACCACAACAACAGAGCGGATCTTGTTCTACACAGGCCGTACGCACAAAATCGGTGAAGTTCACGAAGGCGCTGCGACAATGGACTGGATGGAACAAGAACAAGAGCGCGGAATCACGATTACTTCCGCTGCGACGACCGCTGCCTGGAAAGGTCACCGCGTCAATATCATCGACACCCCGGGGCACGTTGACTTCACTGTTGAAGTTGAACGTTCCCTTCGTGTATTGGACGGAGCAGTTGGTGTTTTCAGTGCGAAAGAAGGCGTTGAGCCTCAGTCCGAAACCGTATGGAGACAGGCTGATCGCTATGGCGTTCCTCGGATCGCATATGTAAACAAAATGGATATCATTGGTGCTGACTTCCTGAATGTTGTCTCTGACATGCGTGATCGCCTTCAAGCGAACGCAGTTGCGATTCAATTGCCAATCGGCGCTGAGAATGACTTTTTAGGTATCATTGATATCGTTGGACAAAAGGCTTATATGTACAAAGATGACCTTGGTCAAGATATCGAAGAAACCGAAATTCCTGCGGAATTCAAAGATCAAGTTGAAGAACTTCGCAACGAATTGATTGAGAAGGTTGCAGAACTGGACGAAGATTTGACTATGAAATACCTGGAAGGCGAAGAGATTTCCGTTGAAGAAATTAAAGCCGCTCTCCGTAAAGGTGTTGTAGAGGTTAAGATCTTCCCTGTTATCTGTGGATCTTCTTACCGTAACAAAGGTGTTCAGTTGATGCTGGATGCTGTTGTTGACTACCTGCCAGCTCCTATTGATGTACCAAGTATTCAAGGTCATCTGGAAGATGGAACGGAAGTTGAACGTCATTCTTCTGATGAAGAGCCTTTCTCCGCATTGGCCTTCAAAATTATGACGGATCCTTACGTGGGTAAATTGACATTCTTCCGCGTATATTCCGGTGTGCTTCAATCCGGTTCATACGTATTGAATGCAACAAAGGGCAAACGCGAACGTATCGGACGTATTCTTCAAATGCATGCGAACAGCCGTCAAGAAATCACTGAAGTTTACTCCGGTGATATTGCGGCAGCCGTAGGTTTGAAAGATACAGGTACAGGTGATACACTGTGTGATGAGAAGAATCCTGTTATTCTTGAGTCCATGAACTTCCCTGATCCGGTTATCGAAATCGCGGTTGAGCCTAAAACCAAAGCTGACCAAGACAAAATGGCAGTTGCCCTCGGCAAGTTGACCGAAGAAGATCCAACTCTTCGCGCTTCTACTAACGAAGAAACTGGCCAAACCATCTTGGCAGGTATGGGTGAGCTTCACTTGGACATTATCATTGACCGTATGCGTCGTGAGTTCAAAGTGGAAACCAATGTTGGTAAACCACAGGTAGCATACCGTGAAACATTCCGCGCTCCAGCGCGTGTTGAAGGTAAGTTTGTTCGCCAATCCGGTGGTCGTGGTCAGTACGGTCACGTATGGGTTGAGTTCGAACCACTCGAAGCAGGTACTGGTAGCCAGTTTGAAAGCAAGGTTGTCGGTGGTTCTGTTCCAAGAGAATACATCGGTCCTGCACTTGCTGGTATTGAAGAGCAAATGAAAAACGGTGTCCTGGCGGGCTTCCCGCTTGTGGACGTTAAAGCTACAATTGTGGATGGATCATACCATGATGTCGATTCCAATGAAATGGCATTTAAAATTGCCGGCTCAATGGCGCTGAAAGCAGCGAAAGACAAATGTAAACCAGTATTGCTTGAGCCAATTATGAAAGTTGAAGTAACGGTTCCAGAGGAATACATGGGTGACGTAATGGGTATGTTGAACTCCCGTCGTGGTCGGATTGAAGGTATGGATTCCCGTGGCGGTGCCCAAATCATTCGTGCAATGGTTCCATTGTCCGAAATGTTTGGATATTCGACTACACTTCGTTCCGGTACGCAAGGACGCGGTGTGTTCTCCATGGAGCTTCATCATTATGAAGAAGTTCCGAAGAGCATTGCTGAAGAGATCGTTGCCAAAACCAAAGGCGGCGAGTAA